In Syntrophorhabdaceae bacterium, a single genomic region encodes these proteins:
- a CDS encoding PaaI family thioesterase yields MGVLPVYTDSFFCGFERKDGLQLKMMYDKGVVYCDVNIDNRFEGYTDVLHGGMIFGILDVILWYAIFMETKKICMTRHTEMDFLKPVMCNTPYIAKGKFLSIKKRDVLATAWMEDQNGEIFARVNAIFREAKNISVESFIGKYDFSRTSPEIKRHFYSLIP; encoded by the coding sequence ATGGGTGTTCTACCGGTTTATACGGACTCTTTTTTTTGTGGATTCGAGAGAAAAGATGGCCTGCAACTGAAAATGATGTACGATAAGGGTGTCGTGTACTGCGATGTGAATATCGATAACCGTTTCGAAGGGTACACAGACGTTTTACACGGAGGCATGATCTTCGGCATCCTTGATGTTATCCTCTGGTATGCCATCTTTATGGAAACAAAGAAGATCTGCATGACACGGCATACGGAGATGGATTTTCTGAAACCTGTCATGTGTAATACACCTTATATCGCGAAGGGGAAATTTCTCAGCATCAAGAAACGGGATGTTCTTGCAACGGCATGGATGGAGGATCAAAATGGTGAAATATTCGCCAGGGTCAACGCCATATTCAGGGAGGCAAAAAACATCTCTGTTGAAAGTTTCATCGGTAAATATGATTTCAGCCGCACATCACCAGAGATCAAAAGGCATTTCTACTCACTAATCCCGTGA
- a CDS encoding universal stress protein — translation MLKPTKILVPTDFSEHSDRALDQALDIARQYNATVYLFHVIYPATYRCAIDYNISEEMIGELKRQAVDAAYNSLKKQFEKFPQSKEVEVHTSIATGIIYDEILREAKEEKVDLIVIASLGQSGIAKYLIGGVARNVLKGALCPVLLTR, via the coding sequence ATGTTAAAACCAACAAAGATCCTCGTTCCGACAGATTTTTCCGAGCATTCTGACAGGGCCCTAGATCAGGCCCTGGATATAGCCAGACAGTATAACGCCACGGTCTATCTTTTCCATGTAATCTATCCGGCAACATACCGGTGCGCCATCGATTACAACATCAGCGAAGAGATGATAGGAGAGCTTAAAAGGCAAGCTGTTGATGCTGCGTATAACAGCCTGAAAAAACAGTTTGAAAAATTCCCGCAATCTAAGGAGGTAGAGGTCCATACCAGTATTGCGACGGGAATCATATACGATGAGATATTACGGGAGGCGAAAGAGGAGAAGGTTGACCTCATTGTCATTGCATCACTTGGCCAATCCGGCATCGCAAAATACTTAATCGGGGGTGTGGCGAGGAACGTTCTGAAGGGCGCACTCTGTCCGGTGTTGCTCACAAGATAG
- the rpmA gene encoding 50S ribosomal protein L27, giving the protein MAHKKAGGSSRNGRDSKGQRLGVKIFGGQAVKAGTIIMRQHGTKVHPGDNVGMGRDRTLFALIDGIVRFESAGDKKQAHVYPVE; this is encoded by the coding sequence ATGGCGCATAAAAAGGCTGGTGGAAGTTCAAGGAACGGAAGGGACAGCAAAGGGCAGAGGCTCGGCGTGAAGATCTTCGGTGGTCAGGCCGTCAAGGCCGGGACCATTATTATGAGGCAGCATGGCACAAAGGTTCACCCGGGCGACAATGTGGGGATGGGCCGTGACCGCACCCTCTTTGCGCTGATAGATGGGATCGTAAGGTTTGAATCGGCGGGAGATAAAAAGCAGGCCCATGTCTATCCTGTTGAATGA
- the rplU gene encoding 50S ribosomal protein L21, whose amino-acid sequence MYAIIASGGKQYKIAEGNKVKLEYITAAEGEDVQLKDVLMVDAGQGAIVGTPFVKGAYVQGKVVAQAREDKVTVFKYKRRKDYKVKKGHRQSYTELLIEKIILEA is encoded by the coding sequence ATGTATGCGATCATCGCGAGCGGAGGCAAGCAATACAAGATAGCAGAGGGGAACAAGGTAAAACTGGAGTACATAACTGCCGCTGAAGGAGAGGATGTCCAGTTAAAGGATGTGCTGATGGTCGATGCCGGACAGGGCGCAATCGTGGGAACGCCCTTTGTGAAAGGGGCATATGTGCAGGGTAAGGTTGTCGCGCAGGCGCGAGAGGACAAGGTGACGGTCTTTAAGTACAAAAGACGGAAAGATTACAAGGTAAAGAAGGGGCATCGTCAGTCCTACACCGAATTACTTATAGAAAAGATCATCCTGGAGGCATGA
- the rlmN gene encoding 23S rRNA (adenine(2503)-C(2))-methyltransferase RlmN gives MKSFFGFTLPELEKAIGASGKEKYRARQLYRWVYNQGILDFDEMTNIPKSLRKIFKDTFSTDLLQVKEALVSKDGSKKFAFSAEDGHIIESVLIPEKDRNTLCVSTQVGCRMGCRFCVTGRMGFKRNLDVHEIVGQVVAVKEDLKKGSGERITNIVLMGMGEPVDNLDNVMPALDIIKNTLGLDFSYRRITISSVGLVEGLKTLEPKTAVIAISLNAADDGTRTSIMPINRLYSIGKIIQFVKAFKLPNRTRITFEYVLLRGVNDSLDDAKRLAELLKGVKCKINLIPYNESPYLEFKTPEPASIKRFHSYLLDRYFTTIIRDSRGQDICGGCGQLGMRYL, from the coding sequence ATGAAGAGTTTTTTCGGTTTCACCCTTCCCGAGCTTGAAAAGGCGATAGGCGCATCGGGCAAAGAAAAATACAGGGCAAGGCAGCTCTACAGGTGGGTCTATAACCAGGGCATCCTGGACTTCGACGAGATGACCAATATACCCAAGAGCCTCCGTAAAATTTTCAAGGATACCTTTTCTACCGATCTGCTCCAGGTGAAGGAGGCGCTCGTATCGAAGGACGGCTCCAAGAAATTTGCATTTTCTGCTGAGGACGGACATATCATAGAAAGCGTTCTCATACCTGAAAAAGACAGGAACACCCTCTGCGTATCAACCCAGGTCGGGTGCCGGATGGGATGCAGGTTTTGTGTCACCGGCAGGATGGGTTTCAAGAGAAATCTTGATGTGCACGAGATCGTAGGTCAGGTCGTGGCAGTGAAAGAAGACCTGAAAAAAGGCTCCGGTGAAAGGATAACGAACATCGTTCTCATGGGTATGGGGGAACCCGTCGATAATCTGGACAATGTGATGCCTGCCCTTGATATCATAAAGAATACCCTCGGTCTTGATTTTTCATACAGGAGGATCACCATCTCTTCTGTCGGTCTTGTTGAAGGTCTGAAGACGCTGGAGCCGAAGACGGCCGTCATTGCCATCTCCCTCAATGCGGCGGATGATGGAACGCGGACATCGATCATGCCCATCAACAGACTGTATTCCATTGGAAAGATCATCCAGTTCGTGAAGGCATTCAAACTACCGAACAGGACAAGGATTACCTTCGAATACGTCTTGTTAAGAGGTGTCAATGATTCGCTTGACGATGCGAAAAGGCTTGCTGAACTTTTAAAAGGTGTAAAGTGTAAGATCAACCTTATCCCCTATAACGAGTCACCATACCTGGAATTTAAAACACCGGAACCTGCATCAATAAAAAGATTCCACTCATATCTTCTCGATCGGTATTTTACGACGATCATACGGGATTCAAGGGGCCAGGACATATGCGGGGGATGCGGACAGTTGGGGATGAGGTACCTGTAA
- a CDS encoding cobalamin-dependent protein (Presence of a B(12) (cobalamin)-binding domain implies dependence on cobalamin itself, in one of its several forms, or in some unusual lineages, dependence on a cobalamin-like analog.) yields MKVLLIQPPIEDFYDTSIRTYPLALAYLAAAIRDICDVSIIDLRSNRRPKVINSHPFPELQDYYRDTHYSPFSLFRRYYRFGADRKEIEATIRQHAPDVVAITSSYTTYSLEALEVAKITKQVSNDIITVMGGTHPTLFPHHLLQSPYVDYVIRGEGETPLAALVNMIRSGTGKAVIDILGVSSKHNGDHFISDIAIERDIDRIPARDLLNPGDYRIGGKNYTFFLTSRGCPFRCTFCGKPPVPYRKRAMGSIEREISSCIDYGIRAIDFEDDMLNLDLAFFNTVLSLLNGKGMTLSAMNGIYAETMDMRTLENMWDAGFRRLNFSLVDISGSIIEQQKRAVPANFLTLLPFLEASSFDVEIHFIIGLPDQRPEDITETILFLMGKRALLGPSIFYLAPGSRIFDEVSGSFRQGDIKTLRSSYMALVNPFLPRDAIFTFMKLVRFINVVKQLLDRDPGLRRLSDLLEVQCGRNGHDDIVMRTLLIEKRFIAYDRRTKDYVDEPQDRELIALFFKKISGAAIKGFKTGNSLIVNL; encoded by the coding sequence GTGAAAGTACTTCTGATACAGCCGCCTATTGAGGATTTTTATGACACGTCTATACGGACGTATCCGCTTGCGCTAGCCTACCTTGCGGCGGCGATCAGGGACATATGCGACGTCTCGATTATCGATCTGCGGAGCAACAGAAGGCCGAAGGTCATTAACAGCCATCCGTTTCCTGAATTGCAGGACTACTACCGGGACACACATTATTCTCCCTTCTCGCTCTTCCGCCGGTACTACCGTTTCGGCGCAGATAGAAAGGAGATTGAGGCGACGATCAGGCAGCACGCGCCTGATGTCGTTGCCATTACCTCCTCATACACGACTTATTCCCTCGAAGCCCTTGAGGTAGCGAAGATAACAAAGCAGGTCAGCAATGACATCATAACTGTCATGGGCGGCACGCACCCCACGCTCTTTCCGCATCACCTGTTGCAGAGCCCTTATGTAGACTACGTCATACGGGGGGAGGGCGAGACGCCCCTTGCCGCCCTTGTCAACATGATACGGTCAGGCACGGGAAAGGCCGTCATCGATATACTGGGGGTTTCTTCGAAGCACAACGGCGATCATTTCATATCGGACATAGCGATCGAAAGGGACATCGACCGCATCCCCGCGAGGGATCTGCTGAACCCTGGCGATTACCGGATAGGCGGAAAGAACTATACCTTCTTTCTCACGTCGCGGGGCTGCCCTTTCCGCTGTACCTTCTGCGGCAAGCCCCCTGTCCCGTACAGGAAAAGGGCAATGGGAAGCATAGAGCGGGAGATATCATCCTGTATTGACTACGGGATCAGGGCTATCGATTTCGAGGATGATATGCTGAACCTCGACCTTGCCTTTTTCAATACGGTCCTTTCCCTCCTCAACGGAAAAGGGATGACCCTCTCCGCGATGAACGGCATCTACGCGGAGACGATGGACATGAGGACGCTGGAGAATATGTGGGACGCAGGTTTCCGGCGCTTGAACTTCTCTCTTGTCGATATATCCGGGTCTATCATAGAGCAACAGAAACGGGCGGTGCCGGCAAACTTCCTCACGCTGCTGCCGTTCCTGGAAGCGTCCAGTTTTGACGTGGAGATCCATTTTATCATAGGGCTGCCGGACCAGAGACCGGAAGATATTACGGAGACTATCCTTTTTCTCATGGGGAAGAGGGCGCTGCTCGGTCCGAGCATCTTTTACCTTGCGCCGGGAAGCCGCATATTCGATGAGGTATCGGGCAGTTTCCGGCAAGGAGATATAAAAACACTGCGATCGAGTTATATGGCGCTCGTCAACCCCTTTCTCCCGCGTGATGCCATCTTCACATTCATGAAGCTTGTCAGGTTCATCAATGTCGTGAAACAGCTCCTCGACAGGGATCCCGGCCTGCGGAGGCTGAGCGACCTCCTCGAAGTGCAGTGTGGGAGGAACGGACACGACGACATTGTCATGAGGACCCTCCTCATTGAAAAGAGGTTTATTGCCTACGACCGGAGAACAAAAGACTACGTTGATGAACCGCAGGACAGAGAGCTGATCGCCCTGTTTTTCAAAAAGATCTCCGGGGCCGCGATCAAAGGATTCAAAACGGGCAATTCCCTCATTGTAAATCTATAA
- a CDS encoding universal stress protein translates to MPTKILVPTDFSGYSDKALQQALDIAVEYKAKVYALHVVHERIQRALTDDYSDITITPRVLQKYEKSLVKEAKNKLRKQIGKFPQSKEVEVISEVTNGIPAEEILRVQEEKAIDLIVIASLGRTGIARYLIGGVARNVLKGAKCPVLLTK, encoded by the coding sequence ATGCCAACAAAGATCCTTGTGCCCACCGATTTTTCAGGATATTCCGATAAAGCATTACAGCAAGCGCTGGATATTGCCGTCGAGTACAAGGCAAAAGTGTATGCCTTACACGTTGTCCACGAGAGGATCCAAAGGGCTTTGACAGATGACTATTCTGACATTACCATTACCCCCAGGGTGTTGCAGAAATACGAGAAATCATTGGTCAAAGAGGCAAAAAACAAGCTCAGGAAGCAGATCGGCAAATTTCCGCAGAGCAAGGAAGTGGAGGTGATCTCCGAAGTGACAAACGGTATTCCTGCCGAAGAGATACTCAGGGTGCAGGAAGAGAAGGCTATCGATCTCATTGTCATAGCATCCCTCGGGAGAACAGGGATCGCGCGATACTTGATCGGAGGTGTTGCGAGAAACGTTCTAAAGGGAGCAAAATGTCCTGTGCTGCTGACGAAATAA